The DNA region CGGCTACGCCATTGCCCCGGAAGAGCAGGGCCAGAGCGAATACAACAAAGAGGAGTCCACCACCAACTACGAGATCACCACCAGGGAGGAGGAGGTCGTCAGGACCCCCGGCTCGGTGGAAAAGCTCACCGCCTCGGTGCTGGTGAACGGCGATCTCGAGCCGGAAGCCACCGACGGATTGCATGAGGCTGTGGCGGCGGCCATTGGACTTGACGAGGCCCGTGGTGATAAACTGGTAGTGCAGCAGATGAAATTCTCCACCTCCTTCGTGGACACCATGCTCGCCCAGCTGCAGGAGGAGCGCAGGCAGAAGCTGATCGTCGGCATGATCGCCATTGCCCTCGTCCTGGCCGGTGCCGCGGCGGCGGCCTTCTGGTGGATGCGGAGGAGGCGGAAGCAGATGCGCGAGGCCGGAGAGGGCGAAGGCGCCGGTGAGGGGACACCGAGTCTCGAAGAGATGATGGAGCATCCGGAGATGATGGCCGGCCGCGACGAGACAGCCATTCTCGAGGAGCAGATCAGGGCCTACGCAACGAAGAACCCCGAGGATGTGGCGCAGGTCGTGCAGAACTGGCTCTCCGAGGAGTAGACCAACCCCTCCGAGGGAGGCGCAGGAATGGCGAAAAAGGAACTGCGAGGGCGAGACAAGGCGGCGATACTGCTCGTCGTGCTGGGACCCGAGATCTCGGGCCAGGTCTACAAGCACCTCGACGAATCGACAATCGAACTGCTCACCCTGGAGATCGCGAACCTGCGGCAGATCCCGCAGGAGGACAAGACCCAGGTGCTCAAGGAAGCCCAGGAGCTCCTGATGGCCAAGGAATTCATGAGCCAGGGCGGTGTGGACTACGCCCGCAGTCTGCTGGAGCAGTCTCTGGGCTCCGACAAGGCCCAGGAGATCCTGCGACGCATCACCGCCAGCCTGCAGGTGCGGCCCTTTGACTTCATGCGTCACACCGACGCCCAGCAGGTACTGAGCTTCATCCAGGGGGAACACCCCCAGACCATCGCCCTGATCCTCTCCTATCTCAATCCGGATCAGTCGGCGCTGATCATGAGCGGGCTGCCGGCGAATGCGCAGTGGGACGTCACCCGCCGGATCGCCACCATGGACCGGATCACCCCCGAGGTGCTGAGGGAGGTGGAGCGCGTGTTGGAACGCAAGGTGAGCACCGTACTCGGCCAGGATTTCACCGCCGCCGGCGGTGTCGACTCGGTGGTGGACATCATCAACCGCGTGGACCGCGGCACCGAGCGCAACATCATGGAGACCCTGGAGGAGAAGGACCCCGATCTCGCCGAGGAGATCAAGCGTCGGCTCTTCGTCTTCGAGGACATCATCGGCCTCGAGGACCGTTCCCTGCAGCGTGTGCTCCGGGAGATCGACATGAAGGACCTCTCCCTGGGCCTCAAGGGCGCCACCGAGGAGCTGAAGGAGAAGTTATTCAAGAACATGTCCAAGCGGGCCGCCGACATGCTGCGGGAGGACATGGAGTTTATGGGCCCCGTACGGGTGCGCGATGTGGAAGAGGCCCAGCAGAAGATCGTCAACGCAGTGCGGGCGCTGGAGGATGCCGGAGAGATCGTGATCGCCCGGGGCGGGGAGGAAGAGCTGGTTGTCTGATCCCCATAAGCGCCGTCTCTACCGGGCGGTGCGTCTCATCCCCGAAGCAGTGCGGATCTCCCGCGAGGAGCCGGGGAATGCCGAGACTCCCGGCGGCGAGCCGGCCGAGGAAGAGCAGGCGGAGTCGCCGGAACGGAAGCAGCTCGCCGACGCCGAGCAGCGGAACAGGGAGCTGCAGGCGGAGCGCGACAGCGGGAAGGAGCACATCGGCACGCTCCAGCAGCGTGTCCGGGAGCTGGAACAGCAGCTCGACAGGCAGAAAAAACAGGCTGACAAGGAAAAGGAGAAGCTGCGGAAGCAGCATCAGGCCAGTATCGACGGAGAGCTGGAACAGGCCAGGCGGAAGGGCCACGACGAAGGCTACAGCAACGGTTTTCAGGAGGGCGAAGAGCGCGCCCGGGAGGAGACCAGGCAGTACTACGACGAGCGCTTCGGCAAACTGGTGGAGCTGCTGGAAGGCGTCCACAGGGAGCTTTCGGGGCACCTCGACGAGCTCTACGAAACCAACGAACCCAAGCTCGTCCGCTTCTGGGAGATGGTCCTCCGCAAGCTGCTGGATCGGGAGGTCCACGCCGACGGCGGGACGGTACTGCAGCAGCTGCGGAAGGTGCTGAACCGGGTGAGCGACCGCGAACGGCTGATGATCTATCTGGCCCCCGGCGACGTGCAGACCGTCGAGGACCGGCAGAGCGAGTTCTCGGACATCCTGCGCGGCGTCAGGCATATGGAGTTTGTCGCCGACGAGAGCGTCGACAGAGGCAGCTGTCTGGTGGAGACCAACCTCGGTGTCTACGACGCACGATGGACCACCCTGCTCGAGCTGGTCCACAACGAGGTCGAGCAGGTTGTGCGGGGAGGTGAGCAGCCTGGCCCGGAAGACCAAGGAAGCGAAACAGCCGAAGGAGAGCAGGCGGGATCTGTGGAGAACGCTTGAATCCCGGCTTGTCCAGGTCCCGCAGGTGCAGGTGAACGGCCGGGTCGTCCAGATGGTGGGGATCGTCATCGAGTCCCAGGGGCCCGACGTGCAGGTGGGTGACCTCTGCGAGGT from Synergistales bacterium includes:
- the fliG gene encoding flagellar motor switch protein FliG produces the protein MAKKELRGRDKAAILLVVLGPEISGQVYKHLDESTIELLTLEIANLRQIPQEDKTQVLKEAQELLMAKEFMSQGGVDYARSLLEQSLGSDKAQEILRRITASLQVRPFDFMRHTDAQQVLSFIQGEHPQTIALILSYLNPDQSALIMSGLPANAQWDVTRRIATMDRITPEVLREVERVLERKVSTVLGQDFTAAGGVDSVVDIINRVDRGTERNIMETLEEKDPDLAEEIKRRLFVFEDIIGLEDRSLQRVLREIDMKDLSLGLKGATEELKEKLFKNMSKRAADMLREDMEFMGPVRVRDVEEAQQKIVNAVRALEDAGEIVIARGGEEELVV